In the genome of Erpetoichthys calabaricus chromosome 13, fErpCal1.3, whole genome shotgun sequence, the window TCTGCCATCTTTACAGAGTTGCATACCTGGTGCTTTATAACACAAAGTCTGTGTCCCTGTTCTCCCCTGTGTCCATGTGGTGTACTAACTGAAGGAGACAGAATGCAACTGAAATGCAGGTCTTGCTCAGAGTTGCAGAGATCATTCTATCTGATGGGATAAGAAATGTTGTGGTGCTTTCAGCATCTAGTGACACCTGTCTTTGTGCCTTGCGTGAAGTGTGTGATGCATAGCAAGTGAGAAGCCCACTATAAGCAGAACAATAACATGCATAGCAACTGACAAGACTGCCACAAGCAGATCAGTGACATGTATAGCAACTGAGAAGACGGCTACTGGCAGATCAGCAAAATTCATAGAAACTGAGAAAACCATTACAGGCAGACCAACAACATACAAGTCTTGCAAAAAGTATGGTGACTGCTGGGAATATGCCAGAAGGAGCTGAAGAATTTAATATCGGACAAATGTTCATGTAATTCCAACTACAATCCAGCTACAATGTGCCAGGAGCAATGTGTGTCAAGCAAAAttttgtacaaaagaaaaaaaaattaagatattgTATAATACAGTAACAAGTTGAATGATTATTAGCTTCTCTGGCAAAAtaggaataaaaagaaatttgttttaaCTTTCTTCTTCTGAAAGGGTTTATACAATGCAGAAATACAGTGCTTACAGCAGTTGTTTCCatgaatacattaaaaatgataatttacAGATCCAAAATATAGCAAGATAGTACAAAATAGTTTTAAGAAATTTAAGTTATTTGAATGCACCACTCACCAAGCATTTTACCAGAAAGACTGTTGTATTACACACGGTGCAGATGCTCTCAGAAAAATGGGTTCTTTTTTTGTTACTGCATAATGTTAGCCGGAAGATACGTCCATACAAAGCTCAAAACAATGAGCAGTGAACAAAACACTTAAAACATTGCACAAGAGCTTAGGTTGATCCTTAATGTTGATTTAACTACTTGAACCAAACAGCACTGAAGGCAGCAAATCAACCTGATGGAAGAAAAGTGTGAGAAACAATATTAGTTCTGCAGTTGTTTCaaacattatttacatttcaaaatggCCTTTTTCTGCAGCTGATATAATATCTCGTATTCTCAGTGAAATCCTGTTTAGGTCATCAATCAAAGCAAAAGTTGAAGTCTCTACTTGCCTTTAGCCATTTCCATACATTGTTAACATTGTTCTTTGTTTGTATATCCTGAGTTATGATGGACTGACGTTGTCATGAATGACCTTTAATTGCTGTTTTGCATGTAAGAAGTACCTGAAGTGTTCTGGTAGCTCAATAGAAGTTTGTCTTAATCCTCCTCTGGTTTGCTCTAGGTATAATGGTGAATCGGAGCTGGCTTGTAAAGCACTGGATGATGTTCTATACAGAGCTCAGCTTGAACTGTATCCTGAGCCATTGTTGGTGAGTAGCTATCAATAAATCTGAAATTTTACTTTCAGTTTATATACCTAAGGGGTCAGTAACATTCTTTAAGTTAACAGAGTTTTATAGTTATTAATTTTAATAGAGTGAACTTTTAAAAGAAtaactgataaaaaaatatttttgaatggagCGCTCACCCTTTGTTGTTTGAAGTGGTGACAGAGGAAATTTTTAGAACTCCTGCTTTCATGCAAAATGGAGATTAGAAAGTTTATGATACAATGGGCTTCAATGGACGCCAATACCGAACAACCACAAACAATATCAgaacattcatgaaaaaaatgCCAGCTTAGTCATTTTTGCCTAATCCGCATGTCATTTATCCAGCATTATGCACACAATGTTCAGAGTGTATGAATTTTTTGAtagaatattgttaaataaatacttcctgAAAATAGTAGTGCAGAGACTGTAAGCACATTTAAACAGGATTGAGCTTTTGATTTGAAGATGGGGCTCTTGGTCAGGCTGATCATAGCTAGGAGATGATCTTAGAATTTGTGTAATTGACATCATataatagattttaaaaaatgtacaaatgatgCATCTTGCTTTAATTATAGGTAAAGTCAAATGAGCAGAGCgactaatttaaataatattagaaGGACCTTACAGTGTGAGAGAAGGAACATATTGCAGATATGATGTGCTGTGATCTCACACAAACAAAACCTCATCTTCAGTGGTTAATTTATACTTGATTCTAAATAATAACACATATACATTGTTTCAATAGTTACTTTAATTTTGGATATTCttaaagcaatatactgtatttgtgcttcattttagttaactccATTGCTAAGATTTCCAAACCTTATTTCTTTTAAACTTAAACATCTGcagtcactttttaaaatttgcttcatgttttcttaatctgtcattaattaacaataagatgcaaatgacaaggaACCAGCAGTTAACTTTCTAATTTGGCCCCATTTACACCTGTACATGTGAACATATTAAAGTGTctcttttaataaaatatctggacagaaatggaagagagaaaagtaaaagacTAGTAAATACTAATCTGTTCTGAGCCACAagttatttggatgatatccttgtaAAGGAAAAttctacaatataagaatgatCTGATGGGGGAAGAATAAAAAGGCTGATATGTTATAAAATTAGTTAACAAGTTCTGTTCTCTGTAAGAATCAGCTAATAATTGcaaagtttttttgttgtttgtaggTGGGAAATGCAATCAAGTCCTCTTTGCCAGAAGGAGCCCTAAAGTCAAACAAAGAGGGAGCTCGCTGTATTCAGGTGGAGATCACTCCAACTTCATCAAGGATATCAAGGAATGCTGTGACCAGCATGTCCATCCGTGGTCATCGGTGGAAGAGACATGGTGAGAATTTTGCACAGTGACTTTTCTGTTTAGAAATTTTGCCTTGataattaaagttttatttagaaGTTCTATAATGTTGCTGGTCACTAACATTGAATCCAAGTTGCCATTTTTGGGTGGTATTTACATGGCTTGGCTACCTCAGAATGTGCCCAAATGTTTGCACACGTCACTCTTTGTGAAGAAGTTGTTAGAGCTGAGAAGTAGGACCATCTTGTCTCCTAATAATAGCTGCAGGTTCTCATTGGAGAGAACTAACGGCTTCTTTTCCTGTTATTATGAACACAAAAGCCAACTGTGAGTGAACTTTGAGTGGTTAACAGTGAGCCAGTTTGGCCATTTCTGTGTCTTTCTTGTTTAATAGATAATGTAAATTATTTAGCAAAATGTTGTTGTTTCACTTCATATTTTGCTGCCAAAGTGTCAGTGTTGCTTGGCCTTTTTCACGCAGTTTGATGTAAATATACATTGTGCATATAGAGGGCAAAATAATGCATTGTACTCATTATTGACAAGAGAAGCTGTTGCTCAATGCACTGCTGAACAGGAGTGGCCACATACGGGGAAAAGCACAAACTGTACATGTatgcaatatttttagttttttttgtcgTCACTGGTGCTAGCTGCatgcatttgtttgttttagtcACACAGGCACTCCATCTGTCCTAATgtcatatataaaacaatatacagtactaaaGACCTATAGTATCAGTATCTTCAGTGTAAATGTATGGGTTTTGCATAACATTTGTAGTAACCAAAAGTGGGCCTTTTGTTGTgctgcaattttaaaatgtattttaatttttatttatttgttaattctgTCATATAcctgaattaatgtgaaaatcaaAAGGTATTTTCTTCACGTTTATAAGAAGTTTTTAGCAGTACTGGTTAAATTCCTCAGTAGGGCATCACataatggaaattattttttgtcattgttcTTTTCATGTTAATAATTGTTGACCATGCTGACTACCTCTCATTAATGCTATATTTGCTTTTTCACAGAGACACTATGTGGCACTGTGTAAGGAAAATAGAAAAGTCATTAGTCTTTAACTTTATTTCAGTCTACTTGCAAGTATTTAGCCTTTTGAGGCTCAAGAGAATCATGTAGTTTGATTTTTATCGTACAGCAAACTTAATGCGTGAATGAAGACTGTTGCTTTCTACAAGCATTCTGAGTGTGTGCTGATGCACTGCCTGGAACTGGGTGGTggatcaaagacatgcaggtggcaTCCATCTCTTCTGTTTTGTGTACAGTAACTGTATAGTAGATATGATTTAACCCAGTTGCCATTGTAGGGCCACATATCTGCATATTACATTTTGTGTTGGCTGTAGCTTTCTTTTAAAGAGAGTACTAAAGAATTGTGAACATTTGTCAACAATTTACAAGTGTCCATGGAATCTTTAGAATcatttgctgtattttaataGCAGTATAAAAATACATGGTTTATTTTCTCTAGGTTTTGTGATTTACATTCAAAGCTAATATATTtatgaaagttctgcacattcACCATTTTATGGTCTCAAAGTGCAGATTATTTGTGTGGATTATCACAATGACAGCATCAAGACGTTAGGTCAACTCACCTGACTTGCATTGTTTGCCTTAGGATTTTAGCTCATTTCTTAACCTACTAAAAATTGCATTCATGTTCGGATTCTTCACCTTTCATTGCttgcccttttttatttttgtttaagatAGGTAAGAATTACTTTATATACATTTCCTGAGCATTCACTCATTTCAAACGCTGTGACATCAAATGGAATACAAGCAGGTTAAGGAACAGGTGGATGTGTTCAGTGCCTCATTTCTTTAAATAACTtcttttattaaattcattttggtCTCTCTGAACGTTAAGGTTTCCCAAGGTTAAAACCTGTTACCACTTTCTTGCCATGGTCATGGCATGATAGTATCCTAAAACTATTCAGTAAAACAAACTCATGAAGAAAAACTGTTTACAACCATTGAAACGAGGGAAAATTAAGTGTCCTCCTGTCACATGTAAACGGTAGTggacatatatgtgtgtgtgtgtgcatttgtgctttttattttgtttttcatcattCATACAGTGCTCATGCAGTACATATTGTGGTAAGTTTTACATTCGTTATTTTGCTGGAATGCTTGTACTTCTTTAAAATCACTGCACCCACATCGCATTTCTCACATGCTTATTGTGCCTGAAATTAGTTCTCATCCCAGTAATCATGTTTCAAGAAGTATGTAATTATTGAATtgactttcttctttgtttttattatgaacaTAAGGAAAATTATTTGCTTGACCTTTTAAGAATCATTatgatatatataaagatatgcaaCAATTAGAAGATAATAAAGAAAGTAGAGAAACCAACTGTATTCCCTGTGTGCTTTAGATTAGCTTGTAgcattactttgtttttctttgatctttttttgtttctcaaagtaaagtaaaacatgagtaaaaaagtttatttaagtcattttaaaaagtaatgttcCAGCAAAAGTTGATCACAATATATTCTATGGAGAGTCTTTCAGCTTTATTTTAGTTGACTTTTTCTTGAGAATGCATTTGTCAAATTGGCACTTAGAATATTACGTTAATTCTGCATTTCCattcaaaatggaaaacaaaaacattcccaGCAACAGCCTTCTAAAGTATGTGCTAGTTAGTTGTCTTAAAGTATTTTAGCATTAATTGAATAAAGCTATTTCTTCCATAACCatatttcattttctgcattttattttgcttattttacatAGTGTGTCTTGCTTGCTTGTCTGGTTTTGGTTTTTTGGTCTTGttccttttcttttacttttgtttcagCCATCTTTTGTGTCTTTCATCTCCACTCCTAGAATCCTCAGAGAACAGTATTGACATCACAGATTCAGGACCAATGCCAATCCCTGAAATTAGTGTGACCGGTGTCACCGGTGAACGCATCGCAAATGGGGAGgcacaaagaaacagaacagagggGGAAACGCAGGGGGGACAGGATTCAGGCTCAGACAGCAAAGGCATGGCTGAGATCAGGAGGCAGAAGTCTTTCAGGAAACTATTGGAAGATGGCGTTAACTCACCTGGCAGAGTCCAGTACTAGCTGAGTGCTATTTATTGGCACCGACAGGTACCATGGTGGAGTATTTGGGGAGTTAGTGGGTATTGGGAGGGCTGCAAACAGGGGAGTGAATGCTCGTGTATAATACTGTTAACTAGTCCATTTTAGTAAGAATCAGACAAAGCTGGGCATGCTGCCTACTGATTTCTAAACTAATCAATCAATGAATTTGTGTAACTGCACTCCTTTAATGCATTTCTGGTTTGCACCACCACAGGAAGATATTTAATGACCTTTTGCTTTGTATAAAGCCCCTTATTGTACATAGTCACTATTATATAGCACTCTATGGATTTAGTTTTGCAAAGATAGCCACATATGTCTTTTACAATGTAGATTTCCAAGCTCAACTAtatgttaaataaatgaaatattttgaaaataatttatcaCTAAACATGAACTTTATTACTCCTGGTGGAATTCCATCACACCACAGTGCAGTGCTGTATGTGTGCTGAATAAGAAGATATCTAAGAAAATGTTCCCCTTTATTATTGTATcttcttgaaattttttttaaatgacatattTCTAACCCATTCATTCATTAGCAGTGTATAGGCAACATCCCTAACAATTTGCTCCCATTTTACTGTTTATCTGAATGATTAACCTCCATTTGCCATGTGTCCATTTACCGCCATTAATCCCAGTCACAAACAGCTTCATTTATTGAGGGGTGAATATTTCGGCATTAATTACTGCAATAGCCTCCTTTCATACATATTTAATAATGTCAGTTTTATTATCCTTCCCTAGGTGAATATGCCCTCATCCTTTCAATCTCGTCTTACCATTATTAAAATAAGTACAGCCCCAAGACCCCACTTTAACTGTGCAAACTTCATGCTTACACTTCCACTACCTTCCAATTACACTGGACAATGGAGACTTTGCTTCCTTAACACTTCTGagtgtatcttatggatttttGCCTGCGATCAGgaaaatcacctttaaattttcttttcatatacTGTTTTATCACAATCACCTATTTTAGTGATTCAGCTCATATTATATTATAAGTAtactacaactggaacatctggtGATCAAAAAGTACTGGCACGgctactaggaatgcagcttGGATACAGAAGAACTGCTTTATTTGAGAATAggacagccatgctaaagagtcacattacattaaaaagaactagCCTTGCTGTAACATCTGATTCCTGGGCATAAaatgtggcacataaaccacttgttgacccaacaaagatattttgccgCTTCTTCATATAAAgcttggactgatgaaacattATGTAAAACTGATGAATAAGGAAGGTGAAGGATTGTGTTATCcgagacagatgtttccacaaataactgatgtcaaGGAAGGCATTTATTTTAGTCAACAATTCAGACATGTCATCAATGTCAAGTGTTTCGAAGATCTGCTAGTGGACCAAAGGAAATTGCATGGAAGGCATTCAGGGatgtttttgagaattttttcGGACAGTTATAGAGCGCCAAACTACATCCAGTGGGTTGTCAAAgtgcttcaagcatacaaaaccataaAGTGCAACATGTcgattttaaaaagaacattttttacattcacaGTTGGAAATCTCCCCTGCTAATCTTGGTGCCTTCAGTGATGAACACAGGTTTCACAAGGGCATCGCAACAAGGGAAAAAACGTAATTGGGCAAGCAGAATCTATCCTTTCAAGCCAACAATTGTTAGACACTGAAATGAGAAACATCAGATGCTGAGTACAAACAAAAGCCAGCAGTAAAACATTTCTATCTCAACTGAATTTgtttgtcagcatcattaagttaTTAAACAcgtcaaaattcaataaaaattaatttcatgttcCTTCAAATTCCTGTGTGATGCAGTCAATCGGAAATCATATTTATGTTCAGTTTGAATCACCACACATATTTCAGGAAGCAaactttttgaaaagtttttaGTCCAGTGTTACTGGTCAGGAGTTGGATCCCGTGTTTccaaatatttgcaaaaaaagaTGCAATGCTTTAAGGTAAAAAAAAGGTAATGAAGTTTTGTAATACAATTAGCACATTCAGTCGTGACAGTAGTGATCCTGTTATAAGTGTATAatgctttattatttaaacagTACAATGTGGAATGTCAGGTCACTGCAAGGTGCCATGAAACACAACTGTACACACTTAAAAAATTTTGGCACTGAAAAAAAGATGTGTGTTCCCAAGCTCCAAAGATAACCCGTGTTATTGACCAGGACTGATGGAGCTTGCCTGCTCATTACATGGCATCAGCGTCTGCTTTGTGTATAATGAATGGGAATTGTGTGCTAATCTAACTTTTATTAGACCCATCTAGGTATAGACAGATGTGTGAACCATCCACTGGAAGTGCTGTTCAAGGTAGTCATGCATGGGCAGGTATCACACACCCACCAGCAGAGAAGAGGCAGGTCATATAGTCCACTGTTTAATActggtgcattttattttaaagttgaatCCAgtgtataaattaataaacagaatgaaaatttCCACCCAAAGTAAAGCCGTCAGTTAAGACCGTAAAGGTGACGCGGTTGTACTTTGACCTATGTGGAGCAGGCGGGATCCAAAAAAATGGGGGCAAGGTACATAATAATTCCTTACACTTATATAGCGTTTTTCAGGGTACTCAGagcactttacacagtgagtagggagccacttcaaacaccactaatgtgcaggatccacttggatgatgcaacagcagccatttttgcgccagtacgctcaccacacattagctgttaggtggtgaaggggtgaatgATCGTTAGCCAATCTGAGAtcagggatgattagggggccagaatgaccaggccatggtagGGAATTTTGCCAgtacattgggatacaccctactctttacaaaagatgcccagggatctttaatgaccacagagtgtcaggGCCTCTGGCATCCCCGGCTGGCCTCACCagtacctcttccagcagcaacccaagtttttcttggttggtcttctgtccaagtactggctgggcctgaacatgcttagtttcaggtggatgacttgttctgaagtgcatgtggtatggctccTAAAGTACCCCAGCAAATCTCCGCACTTACCCGACCAGGAAAAGGCATTTTTCTGTTAAGTTCTGTAGAGAAATATTACGCGTCAGAAACATTCTGTATCAAAACATCCATAAGGATAAAGGATCTGAATGGCGTAATTGCCAGTCCTGAGAAGGGTACAGCTGTTGGGATTTGGAGAGTAGACAGGAGACAGTGTAGGACACTGCTTTCTGGAATTATTCACTTTTTGTATTAAACTATTGGACCAATAAAAGGCATTTTGAGaaggaagtgctcctgtccttctgtccatgtgatttaatagcacttccgggtcagatgaagacttgtatttttcttcagctcggaagtacttctgttcttccgtccccgtgacttgggagtacttctgggctatagggaaaataaaaatccctgcagCTTCACACGGCGGCATCCACGGCACTCAGCtaggctgtgaagccgaactcaaTCTCCCATGGTCTCCTGCAGGAATCCGGgacacctctatgctgcaggggagACGCCATCTAACAACCTGGATATGCTGGCTGGGATGAGCTGCCGACCGTCTATCACAATGTTTATATCAGCCATTCTTGTAAAACTAATAAACAGTACAGTAGGATAACTGAGCTCGTTTGAGGcctgttgtattattttttttgcagtaaattCCATCAGGAGTATACAATGCATATTTTCACCAacactgcttaaaaaaataaaaacactaaactATTGTTTCAGAGTTTTTGACTTGTGCATCATAGTTTTGCCAGAATGTCTGTGATGGTGTAAATCCTAAGATGGAATAATTAGCAGTATTTCTTAGCATTGTGTACTTTGTAATTCCTTCCCTTCCAATAAACTGAAACGATATTTCCTCTTAGACGgggatgtgattttttttggaaGTAATTCCTTCCTGCAGATCACTGGATTGCTACGTCCTTAATCATTTGCATGTTGTAGATTTTGCGCCCAATCCTGTTTGCTTTTCTGCTAATGGCATAGtgtaaaatgtctgctgtgtgcTGTCCAGTTCACTAAACTCTCAACCTGCTACAAAGGGTGGCATTCTTTTTAGATTCTTGCTAAAGCTAAATTGTTGATTGAACTCTTTTCTCAGCTTTGCTTGATGCACTTCTAATAATTCTTGCAATGAGGAATGAAAGACACAAAAACTAAAaggcagtttttaattttttatttttttgttcctgcTGTCTAGACGCCTTGGATTTAACTTCACCTGAGGAACTAATGGAAATTTCTGAAGTCGATGAAGGATTTTGTTCAAGAGCACCTTCTGTTGCCAGCCCTCCAGTGATCGTTATCAGCAACAGCAGCAGTAATGTAAAGACTCCTGGAAAGAGCCAGCGTAGGTTGGGTGGAGGTAAAGCCAGTAAGGAAAGAGAGTCGAGCACAGAGAGTTGCAAAGACCACTTGTCTCGAAAACAGGCTCCGAGAGCAATGAGTGAGAACCTGGAGTTGCTTTCAATCAAAAGGCTCACTCTGACCACTAGTCAATCTCTACCCAAAGCAGGCAGCCTTAGCCTTGCTCGGACTGCCACAGCGGTTTTTAGCAAATCCTTTGAGCAGGTCAGTAATGTCTTTGGGGTGAATAATCAAAGCAGCTCCGCAAACTCGATTGCCACAGATACGAACCGCTACTCGGCCTGCAGCCTTCAGGAAGAGAAACTGGCTTATGGCGCCGACAGAGTTGAACATCTGAGTCCTAACCACCAGCAGAAGCAGCGATCCCCAAGCATTAGCATTCAGCTCTCCTCTGACTGACTCTGCCATGCAGAGACGTTACTCAAAAGTGCTCTGATCCATTGAGCGTTACGGTGGCTTGTGAATGGAAATCATTGGCTGACCCAAAGAAACGGAAAC includes:
- the hycc1 gene encoding hyccin isoform X1, whose translation is MIAMEQGIVEEWLSEFKALPETSIASYAASLKDKSSLVPALYKVIRETQNELLEPVCHQLFEFYRSGDVRLQRFTLQFLPEFIWCYLSVAVNRDLHSSGCIEALLLGIYNLEIVDKDGQSKVLSFSIPSLSKPSMYHEPSTFGSLALTEGALAKHGLTRVVYSGPHPQRETFTAQNRFEVLTVLLLCYNASLSYLSSMSLQSLCRVSSRISICGFPRQNLRRFRGLTNRMPVSSEFLVQLITGIYYALYNGESELACKALDDVLYRAQLELYPEPLLVGNAIKSSLPEGALKSNKEGARCIQVEITPTSSRISRNAVTSMSIRGHRWKRHDALDLTSPEELMEISEVDEGFCSRAPSVASPPVIVISNSSSNVKTPGKSQRRLGGGKASKERESSTESCKDHLSRKQAPRAMSENLELLSIKRLTLTTSQSLPKAGSLSLARTATAVFSKSFEQVSNVFGVNNQSSSANSIATDTNRYSACSLQEEKLAYGADRVEHLSPNHQQKQRSPSISIQLSSD